cCAACACCGATTATTTTGTCAGTCCTTTACTTCCAGACTGCCTAACTGGAGAAATGCGTTCTTGGAACTGAGGTCATAGGACAGCTGACACTTGGGGCCATAAAAGCATATATAAAAAGTTTACCACACTTTCCCAGTTACTGCCCCAGTTTTTCATACATCCTCACtcaagatttcttttcaagaatTAGTAGACAGATTAGACCTGGGAACCAAAAGCCTTTAATTACCCAAATAATACATGtgacttcagcagcagaaacaacCTTTCCAGCACTACTCCAACGATTTTATGCAACTCCTTTTCCAGAGATCAACTGAACAAACAACATGAGACTAGACTCTTCTTGCTCTCAGAGGTAATATACAAACTTCAAATGCCACATTTATCGATTTTGATAGACTGGTTCCAGTCAAGCAGTACTAAAACACCTCATATTTATAAGGCAAAAAGCTTGCGTGGCCACCTTTGACAGAACTGCACTCTGAAACAGAAACTAGTTCCTAATCTATTAaccattttaagagaaaaataactaaaaacatGGACATTGACGTCCTTTACCTGCACCACTGCTTGACCTTTTGTTCTGAAACGCATTTGCTACGAAATCATGTCACAGACAAATAAGCATCAGTTTGTTTTCGGTGTTgttaaacacaaataaaatcaCCAAGTTgagatatattaaaaacattttgaattcctacttacattttttccaccaaagcagccttcacatttcattttccccatatctgtgtataaaataaattttttaataagtttaCCTTCcgcaccacctcctcctcttcttggCGCTTTTCATAATGAGAAAAGTCATCAAAGATGGAGGTCGTGTGCTTGTAAGTAGCAATAATTTTAAgcacttgttttgctttttctaaggGCACCTCCTGTGTATCACGGGAGTTTGTAACAGGTTTGTTGTCATTGTTCTCCAGCCTGATGTGTCGGAGCTGGTTGTTGGGCACATCCTTCACAAAGATCCACTTGACATCAAACTTCCCCTTCCACTTGTCCTGAGACCAGACACCTGCACTGGTGCCGTAGTCCACAGGTGATTTCATCTCCGCAACTCCACAGAAGTGTCCACTACCGTTGACACTGAATAGCAAGTAGACTGGGCCCTTACTATTCATGGACCGAAAAGCACTGTCCAGCCGTTTGTTGCCGTGCTCCGTACTACACCAAATAGAATATTTAATGGAACGATGAATATCATCCTCAGAATAACTCTTTATTATGAACACACGTCCATTTTTAAGGTTCCATTCAAAATCTTTAGGGTTATAGCTGTGAGCAGCTTTCAGTTTTTCGAGAACAGGATGGGACTCACCACTGGGAACAGGGTtaggctgggtgctgccagctgAGTTGCTGTCGTTACCAGTTCCTCCACTTTGgccaaaagctgcatttctgttgCGAGGCGCTACCCAGCGATTTTGGGGCGGCTGCTGAGGGCTCTGATACTGCGGTTGAGTCAATGGAGGAGGTTGAGCTGGAACAGGCTGAACAATTTGTTGCTGTGGCTGTGGAACAGACTGAGGAGAAGGTATCTGTTGGGGGGCAGGAACTTTTGCCACAGGACCCTTATTGTCCCAAGTACCTATGTCCATATTATGCTTTATAGGCGGAGGAGGCAATGCTCCTCCAATCACAGgtccagtttttgttttcattttaggcTGTGGTTTTGCAGGCTTGCTAGCTATAGCAGCCCACGAGGTTGGTTTAGATACTGGCAAGTTTACATTAGATCCACCGTTACCAGAGAGAGCACCTGTCATCCCAGCACTGTTGACAACGGAACCCactgttttcacagcagaagTTGTAACATCTCCGCCAATCTTAAGTCCAACCATTCCCTGCTCAATGCTGTTCATTCCAGGAGCTTTATTTAATGTGTCATTATGAAATCCTGTTTGTCCGTCCACGATG
This genomic window from Cygnus olor isolate bCygOlo1 chromosome 16, bCygOlo1.pri.v2, whole genome shotgun sequence contains:
- the YTHDF1 gene encoding YTH domain-containing family protein 1 isoform X2 translates to MSATSVDPQRPKGQDNKVQNGSLHQKDTVHDNDFEPYLSGQSNQNSSYPSMTDPYLSSYYPPSIGFPYSLSEAPWSTGGDPPIPYLTTYGQLSNGDHHFMHDAVFGQPGGLGNNIYQHRFNFFPENPAFSAWGTSGSQGQQTQSSAYGSSYSYPPSSLGGTIVDGQTGFHNDTLNKAPGMNSIEQGMVGLKIGGDVTTSAVKTVGSVVNSAGMTGALSGNGGSNVNLPVSKPTSWAAIASKPAKPQPKMKTKTGPVIGGALPPPPIKHNMDIGTWDNKGPVAKVPAPQQIPSPQSVPQPQQQIVQPVPAQPPPLTQPQYQSPQQPPQNRWVAPRNRNAAFGQSGGTGNDSNSAGSTQPNPVPSGESHPVLEKLKAAHSYNPKDFEWNLKNGRVFIIKSYSEDDIHRSIKYSIWCSTEHGNKRLDSAFRSMNSKGPVYLLFSVNGSGHFCGVAEMKSPVDYGTSAGVWSQDKWKGKFDVKWIFVKDVPNNQLRHIRLENNDNKPVTNSRDTQEVPLEKAKQVLKIIATYKHTTSIFDDFSHYEKRQEEEEVVRKERQNRNKQ
- the YTHDF1 gene encoding YTH domain-containing family protein 1 isoform X1 is translated as MSATSVDPQRPKGQDNKVQNGSLHQKDTVHDNDFEPYLSGQSNQNSSYPSMTDPYLSSYYPPSIGFPYSLSEAPWSTGGDPPIPYLTTYGQLSNGDHHFMHDAVFGQPGGLGNNIYQHRFNFFPENPAFSAWGTSGSQGQQTQSSAYGSSYSYPPSSLGGTIVDGQTGFHNDTLNKAPGMNSIEQGMVGLKIGGDVTTSAVKTVGSVVNSAGMTGALSGNGGSNVNLPVSKPTSWAAIASKPAKPQPKMKTKTGPVIGGALPPPPIKHNMDIGTWDNKGPVAKVPAPQQIPSPQSVPQPQQQIVQPVPAQPPPLTQPQYQSPQQPPQNRWVAPRNRNAAFGQSGGTGNDSNSAGSTQPNPVPSGESHPVLEKLKAAHSYNPKDFEWNLKNGRVFIIKSYSEDDIHRSIKYSIWCSTEHGNKRLDSAFRSMNSKGPVYLLFSVNGSGHFCGVAEMKSPVDYGTSAGVWSQDKWKGKFDVKWIFVKDVPNNQLRHIRLENNDNKPVTNSRDTQEVPLEKAKQVLKIIATYKHTTSIFDDFSHYEKRQEEEEVVRKVNLLKNLFYTQIWGK